Part of the Drosophila pseudoobscura strain MV-25-SWS-2005 chromosome 2, UCI_Dpse_MV25, whole genome shotgun sequence genome, CGGTTTAGTGGATATCTTCAGaaatactacatacatatataggatgttatggaaatatataaTGCCAACGCGCTACAGAACAGAAACTCATGGATAAACTATTGAACTTTTCTGTATGACTATCATTTTCAGATCGAATTTGTATCTTTGGggattgtttttccttttgctttagAATGAAACCAACGCACGCTAACGATATGAGCATCAATAGCTTAACCAGAGTTTATATAGAGTGATAGAGGTTGTGTGTAGGATAGTGATACAATAGGTGAGAGAAGAAGGAATCTACTAATAAGCGAACATACCATGCTTATCCTGCATTTCCGAGATCCGCTTGTCCAAATCTTTCTTGGTGGGTCGTATTTCGTTCTTCAGTTCGCCATAGGCTAGCTAAGGGTTTGACCTGTTCAGTATATGATCCCTATAGTGATCCTAAGCCACTTACCTCCTTCTCCAGATTGGCTATCTCATCGTTGAGTCGCAAAACCTCCCGCTTCGAGTGCAGCAGATCCGCATCCCCGCGATCCAAGCGCTGACGCAGAGAATTGATCTCCGCCTGGAGGCGAGCCGCCTCTGTTTTGGTCTCCCGGGCAGCCCGATCCAACTGGAGACGCAGCGAAGTGATCTCCTGTTCGAGGGACTGTTTCTCTGCATTAGAGGTAGCCATGTCCGCCAGGAAGTTGGTGCGATTCGCCCTCAGTTCGTTCTTCAGCTCCTCGATCTGCGAGTTGCGATTGGTGACGTCCCGCTTGAGGTCGGTCTCGTACCGCTTCTggcgctccagctccagctgcagcttggTCACCTGCTCCCACTGGCTGCTCAGATCGCCACCCAGCTGGTCTACTTGGGTATTGTAGCGCCTCTCTGCGCTGGCCCGCTCCTCGGCCAAGCGACGGGCCATTTCGTGTTGCAGCTCCCGGACACGCTCGTGCTGACGATCCAGCTCGTCCCGCAGGTGACGCACCTCCAGCTCGGCCTGGGAGCGTTCCATCTGCACCAGATCGCTGATGTAGCGCTTGGAGGTGGTGTTGCCCTGGCTTTGGGCCTTGGCGTCGTCCAGCATGCGCTGCAAGTGGCGCACAGTCTCCTCCAGCGTGAGCTTGTCCTGCTGGAGGCAGTCCAGCTGCTTGCGATGGGTTTCACAGTTGCCACCGCCAAAAGTGGCCACCGTCGTGATGGGATCCGTGTGGGCCAGCTTCCGCTTGAGATCCTCGTTCTCAGTCCTCACGCGCTTCAGGTCGATGTTGGCCTGCATCAGCTCTGCCTCCAGTTCGCTAATTCGAGCCTCATACACGATATTGGGGGCACTGGCATATCGTGGACTCTGCACCTTGAGGTTGCCCTTCCTTGGGGTGGTCGGAGTTTTACGGCCGCTGCCATATATCAGGTGCTCATCACTGTCGGATGACGGACTGGTCGTGACCGCAGTTTGGGCCATACCCGACTTTCCAGAACCCATATTTGCCAGCTCCGAGCGTGCATTCTCCGTGATCTGTTCATTCTCGTTGATCACATCCTTCACCTTGCCCAAGAGATTGGTCAGCTCGTTGCGACAGTACTTCGACTCCTTCTCCAGCTGCTCGATGTAGTCCTCCTGCTTCTCAATGAAGCTGAAAATCTCCACCGGGGCCTGGACACTGTCCGTGGCCAGTGGGGGAGGTGGTTGAGCAGGTTGAGGGACACTGCCGCCCGTATAGAGCGCCGCCATGGAGGACAGGTTCTCCTTGGAGACGGACATGCCATAGCCCATAGGTTGCATGCCATAAGTTTTCTTGGGACGGTACGAGCTCATCCGAGACTTCTGGCTGGGCGACAAGTACTTGGAAATGTCCGAAAAAACCGGACGCTCAATCAcctaattaaataatattgaagTCACGAATATTTTCTTCCCTTTTAGGTCTACCTCTCACCGATAGATTATCCGAAAAATTGTCCCCGGAATCCTCATTGAAGTTTCGCAAATATGAGGCTGCACTGCCACCGACCTTGGGTGGGGTATAGGAGTTGTCGGCCAGCATTACCTTGAGACGTCCCACAGCCTCATTGTAGGCGTAATTGGTGTAATCCATGGTCTTGGTCTTCTTGGTAATGCCCCCCTTCGAGGACTTCATCGAGAAGTTTCTAAAGTTGTCAACGAAAAGCGGAAACCGTATGCTTAAAGGTCTATCATCAAAGATCACATTTTAATTGAAGTTCTCGATTAATTTTTTGGAAGGAAAATGACTAGAACACGGAGTTGCTCGGCAACTGAAACTTaaattgaaactgaaaccgaaaccgaaagcagaaacagaaacagaaaactgaGGCTGTCGTCCACATTGGGGTGACAATTGGAGTTGTAGTGTCAGTCGTTGCCAGGACAACAGGTTGGCCAACATACAAATGTTGCAGGTTTTTAACCCTGCTCCTTTTCTGGACGTGTGTTCATGCGTCATGGTTGAGCCAACCTATTGTGTGGGGGTGGTTAAATCCTTGCTACCCTGAATGCTTGTAAGAAGAACTCCTGGCAGGAAAACCCCCGTAGATCTAGGCGGCAACGAATGGGAATACTTGACTCAAAGAATTCAATAATCATGTAGAAATGATTACCATCTAATGTACATCCTATTTGGAATAATCCCAAGAAAATTAAATGCCTAAAAAGCTTTGTACTACTAGATATAGCTCTTTCTTTAGCTATAAAATTTCATATATGATGTCTTGAAATCAAAGACTTATCCCGCTTTAAAGAGTGCTTCATTTCAAAGTTAAATCTCTGCTGAAATTACCTCGATCGCCTCCTAATCCTGCCACCagcactgctgccactggcgACGCTCTCCCTGTCCGAGTACCCAGAGATGCGGTGCTGCTGGGTGAGATGACGCAGGTCGTCAGTTGTCAGGTGGTGGTGGCCTGTTCCGTGGCTGTTACCGATGCCACTCGCTTGCGGTTGGTTCTGCGAGTGAGTCCGAGTACTTTTCAAATTGTACAAAGGAGCGCCGTACTTGAAGaagttttctgttttcatttTACCAACATCGGGGTTGGAGGCAGGAGCACAAGAACGGTTCGGGGCAGAGACACAAGAACAGGGGACTGGGCTGGGCTAAAAACtttgttgcaagttgcaactGCTGGCATGCAACTTGAAGGGAGGCAGGGAGCGAGGGGGAAACACTTGTGGTATGCACTTCCTTCCGCCTTGCGGTCTGCACTTTAATTGTTTCTTTGAGTGAGCGACAGGCCAGGACGACAGGACGACAGGACGACAACGCGTTGAAGTTGCACTGAAACGGCGGCAAACACAAGTCAGGGCTTTTATAGACTCGGCACCAAgagaggggcggggggaggagggggccCCAGTTATAGTTTAGTGTGCTTCCATAATGTGTTCGGTGCCATGTCGTGCCCTGTCAGGAGTCAGAGTTTGCCtcagagagtgaaagagagattCCAAAACATTCCCATTAGCATTTTGCCTTTGCTGCAATGCAATTGTCGTCATGGGAGACGGCCGTCCCTTCCGAAAGGGGACCGGGATTGGGTGATGAAAGTTGAGGAATCTTTTAGGCATTGGCGCctctggttttggttttggtttcggattttgtctctgtctctgtttgaTCGATACCAAATGGGGGAACTCGTCAACGTATTGAAAGCACGCTCATTTGTGCCAATACATGACCATATATACATAGTGGCAGACCCTCTCTTCGGTCCCTTTTCCCATCTTCTGCATTGGGTTGTTCAACTCTCTTTCTGTACTCTAAAGGAATTGAGGCCAAAAACGTTTTTCATTGCCTATTTTAAGGGTTTCTATCTTGGGCTTGTTTGCTGTTATTATATTCGTATAATAAAAGGTTGGGGTATTGCCTTACTTACTGCCTCGTACCCTTATCCCTAATCCTCTGCGGAACTTAATTAATAACTTACGAGCAGAACAAGGTCAGAAAGTCTCAATGACATTTCAATTAAGTGAAAGGCAAGTGAAACAAGTAGAGGTTTTGGAAGCTTAAGAAAGTATTAAGATTTGGAAAAGGAGACTCTATAGACTAGAAAAGAGAAGATAGTAGAACCTGGTAGATATCCGGAATCCTGTCAGGGGAGGGAGGCTGTCTCTGTCCACTGTATGCACCTTCTGGAATTCCCCCCGCATTTTGAAGACTATTAAATTTCAGAGTTTTGTTGCCACAGGCCTTGGGCTCTGGCCGGCCACATGTGGAATCCACCTAGACCTGCCAACAATTGATTGTCGATGTACCATAACTTATGGCCAAATCACAGGCATTTAATAGCTCAAATAACTCAAGATCAGGAGCTATTCCCTCGCCAGCAACACAGCACACAACGGATCCGAGCCGAACCCCAAGTGCAGCCACACAATCAATCAATGCAATCTCTGTTATCATGAATAATTTCCCATCGGGCAAATgcacagcagccgcagcagcggcagagaaaaataaaaacccttttggccaaaataaaagaaacaagTAAGAATGATTTCATTACTATATTTCGACTATGGGATACCTCATGCTATAGTGGGGAGAATTTGAAATGGCATTTTCACAGATTAAAGATATAAAAGGAGTCAGTGGCAGATCTATGGATCTATCCACCTGGGGTACATAGAAAACTGTATTAATATCTTATAAAATATTCAAGATCTAAGCGTTGAGACATCAATATTAAGTCTGTCGGTAATTCCAGAAATTCTACGTTGAATAAGGATGGTCTGTTAGTCCTGTAGCTTATAGTTTTGAAATCCCTCCCATCTGCCCGTTCTATACTCCTTTTGGAATACAATATACCCCAACCCAAAAATCGACTACCGGGTATTAAAAAAAacccttttggccaaaaagaaTACAATTTTCCTCTACACTTGGGAGCCCTTTTTTCCCCCCATACATTATCAGCTTTTTGCGATTTAATTACCCGGACTAGGGAAAACAGAGGAACAACATACAGTAGTAGGAACCACAACACATCCCAGAAAAATTAACCCTCTGAGATAAAGGCATAATTCCGTGTGTTCAGAAATCTGCAAGACAATTCATAAGCAtagcctgcctgcctgcaagAGTGTGTATTACGAGTGCTGGTGTGATgtagtctgtgtgtgtgtgtgtgtgtgttatcgATCGTGGTCAAGAGCAGCAGCGCGCAAGAGACCCGAACCATGTCCAGTCCCCAATCCCAAGCTGGAAGCCCTCGGGGCGCTCTCAGCAATTTTCATTGCTGCcgttgctccagctccagctccagcacttctcggtctctggtctccggtctctggtccctggctgtggctctgatCGTTGTCGCGATCtgttggcctggcctggaccCGGCCTGGGTCTTCGACTTGCTCTGATTCTGCGGCCAACAACAATGTCGCCAGGGCCGTTTGAgtcgctggggctgctgccgccgctgcagtTTCAgctgcagtcgctgctgctgcttcagctgGCGTTGCCGCAGCTATTTACAACACTGCATTCCTGTGCCGCAGTCATTCAAGAAGCCAAGAAGCTGAAGCCGaggctcgggctctggctctggctgtggctgtggctgagcCGAAGTCTGAAGTCTGAAGCTGAACTTGTTTCATGCCACATTTCGGCTTAGTGTGTGCTctagctctctctttctctctttgcagcaccactctctccctccctctctcatAAATGCTGTAATACGCTCGAAACATGTTTatgaaaagaaagaaattccATTGCAAACAAAAGAGGGGGAAGAAGAAGGAAGACTGGGGAAAGAAACGGCagagggcgagggagaggCGTGCGCTGCGCATGCGCGCATGTAATCcagctcacacgcacacacacacacacacacagcagaacGTGCTCTTagtggaaatatttttatgagCAGGGGATCTCCGCTCTCTCGGCTTACGCTCTTCTGGTTTGCCTTTGAAGTACCTTTCAAGGGGTTCTCCCACAAGGTGAGGCCTTGCCAGAGAGAGCTCTCCCGTATTTGGTTTCAGTTGAGTGTGTGTATGAGAGCGGCAGTCGAATAACAGCAACAGGTTTGCTCTCACCTTGTAATCATACACCTTGactatctctctcttctcACGCTCTCTTTCTGTATGCCAGTTTAGCCCAAAGGCATGCGCCGGGTCTTTAGTTATGCCATGGTGAAAATGGCTCTTGCGATCTCCAGCAAACCACAAAAGCTAACTAAAAGTAGCACAGCATAGAGGCAAGGCATATCATACGAGAGGGAAAGAGTGAATGTAACGTGCAAGGTGAAATGGCTTTAGCAATTGGTGGTGACTAATGATTTTCAAATAAAGAAGGTGGGAATTGTCCTCCAAATAAAtagtatacaaaatataatgtTTGTACTATATTTTATTACACTGAGTAGTAATTTTGAATTCACCTTAAAATCTCAAAAATGTTCATTGTATTTGgcaatttaatcaaatttcgGGCATATACACGTTCAGCTGAATATTAAAGAATTATGTACTTACTTATTCTacaattaagaaaaatatttaattgacttacataatatatttattatccCAGTACATGTATTATTCTCgaaatcaattttattttgaaaaccCACCAAGTTCGTTGCTTgaatcttttgtttttgcggcTGGCAATGCTGCTCTGCCGAATTGGTGGGTTTCCAAGAGAGCGAACCTGGCTGCCTCTCTTGGCGCACGCTCTGACTGCGATCTGCGCGGATGCCGTGGTCGCTCTTGCCACTCACCATTTACCTGTCGTCGTGCGCTGTTCCAATCCGACCGTGTCCGCAGCGGATGAAACTGAATCTTGAGGCGCCGCATTTCGTTGcgtgccgcctgcctgccttcgtgcctgtgcctgtgtcaGTGTCAGTGTCTGTGCCAGTGTGAGTGAAGTGAGcgcaaaaaagaagaagaaggcgaAAGataacagcaaaagcaaagccaaaagaGCCACACAGTGAAAGATCGAAAGAAAATAAAGCAGAgagaaaattgttgttgtggaataaccaaaaaaaagagataaaacgaaaaccaaacaaaaagcaagaataaaagagaaaaaaaagcgaaattaaatggaaattcaaTGAGGAAGCTGCAAAAACTGCCAGATAAACAAAAAGGAAGGAGAAGCGTTGCATAAATGAGCACCCAAAGGGAGTTACCTGTATAATCATCAAAAAGgtagagaggaggagaggacAGACACAGATCACAACTTATTAAATTGCAATTCCCCCAATCAGgtttttcgctctctctcgctctctctctctctctctccgtctttCCATCATTATTTATGCCCCCGTCTCCTTCTGCCGTTGTGTGGCTTCATGCAAAAGAGTGCCCCTTCCCAGTGTTCTTAGTGTTtctcttttattattattaatattgcATGATCGTAAAACGTTAATGAAATTATTCGTACATTTAAAGCGAGTATTCAACCCGATAGGCCGACACCTCGCCTCGGATTCCGATTCGATGGAAAACCCTCGGTTTTCGAACAGTCCGGAACCCCTCGAACCAGTTGCAAAAGTTGTCACATTAAAATCACACCTTTgaagatatatatttattgttgttgcagttgttgctgttgttgttgttgttgttgtttttgcagtTGTTGCATGCACCACTTTGGCCCGTAACTCGTTCGCGCTCTCTCACATACGCACAtagtccacacacacacagtgcgagagagggagagagcgagatgcgggcacacacagatacagatagacacatatgagatacagatacaaatgtactCCTTCCCTGGGCTGCTGCATGCAAATTATAGTAGTCGAGAGTCAAGGAAGTTGGCCGAAagaggctctggctctggctttggctttggctctgtctctggctttggTTGTGGCACCACTGGCCATTACCCCAACCAGAAGTTGCAGCAACGGATATGTTTATGGCCAAATGATTGAATCTCATGCCTGTCTTATAACATAACAGCagctatccatctatctatctatcaatCTATTAGTTGCCAATTATCTCTTCGGGAACgactttcctttttttcctttacgattataatataatatttaataccCGGGTATTTGGCACtgaaagaaggaaggaagttTGTTTCCCACCACATAAACTGTGAAGCCAATGGGTCTCAAATATCCAAGATTTCTAAGATATGCAGCTCACACTTTTTGGATTCATATAAATCAAATACAGCATATGGGCATATTTTTCTTTCCCATTTTCCCATAAAAGAAAGAGTGTTATTAAAATAGTACGTGCCTCGACGTCATGTTCCACTTAAAGCGCAACGAATGAAGATCGCCTGAGAGCCCTCCTCTACTTCTAGAATCCAGCATACAGTAAACATAGATTTCCCATTCTTTTTCCCTGGAATCATTGGGATTTCCCTCACCTCACCCATTCGTGGGCTCTTCTCTCACGCAGATTTCTGAGGGTCGCTCCGGGTCGGGCCCAACACGTGTTGGTCAAATGTTTTCAGCTCTTCACATCATTAGCCAATCGCCCGAGGGGGTGCCCCTGTTGATGTTTCTTTTTagctaaaaaattaatttacaaaccgaaaaaagcaaacaaatttattatattgcattaattttaatgtttttttccttttggccgttgctttttgttgtaatttgtgcatgttaaatgattataaattgGTCATTTGATATCTGTCAGACAGAGGCTTGACACAACATTTTGGCATACACTTTCTTTGCCGGCGGCGACACAGCAGCGAAAGCACCACCAAAGAGTTGtccatttatttatgcatttaccaataatttaaaatatttcttaCACAAAAATGTCAACATATGCGCATTGCAATGACAAGGCAGCCACCGGCAGGCGCTGGCCAACCATTTGGCCAGCTCATGGAGAGCCAATCCAGAGAGCCAGTCGGCCACAGTCCAGTCAGCCATggcccgcagcagcagcagtggcagcagcccCAATCCGGCGCTGGCAATCAAAGCCAAAAAGCTTTCAAGCCAAaaggctgccgccgccacaaGTCACAGACATGGAAAAGCCGCTCGCCGATTTCATGAGATTTTCAAcagttttttctctctccttttttttgtatttatttcttatttttatatatttcgaACCTACCTTAATGGGGGGCTCCATTAGCTGCGTGGAATGGGTTGTTGCCGGCAATCAGGCATTAATGGGGGATTAGTCAGAggataaatatttaaagatgTTTGCGAAACAATTTTAAGTGTCTCCTTAAAGGCATCAGTGTCTGTGTGGGCTTTAAAGATTAAACATATTATAAGTAGTATTCAAATTGAAACGGTTTGTCGGCTTCTGAGCACGGTGTTGTGGCTGTAATTAAGGTTTAGAGAAGAATAATAGAATAATATGGTAGAATGTGGACTAGGTTAGTACTACGCCATAATACTTCTTTATGGGTTCATTGCGGATTCAGAACCTGCCCATTTAATCTATGAAATCTGTTTTAAACCTGTTCTGGAATTCTTTTAACTAGTTCACATGAGGTTCAGCCAACAGAGATCTGAATAGCTTTGATGCTGGAAGATGTTTTCCCTACTAAGGGTTAAAGGTAATATAGAAATGGCACAGAAATTACTATTTTCTATATTGATTGGTTTCGTTTAAGTAGGGTTTCCTAGACTTCCACATTCCTCTTCTTCTAATTAATGATCTTTTGCTTAGATCTTAAGTTTAAGAAGCACTTGCTTATCGGCTAAGCTGTGGTTTACTCTGGTAAACAGGTCATCCATCGGATAATCAGTAGATTAAACTCAGTATCTGAGGAATTTCTGTCTTAATTTCTGCCACTAACAATATTCCCCTTTACCCCTCCTAGAGTATTCCCCACTTCGTTATTAACCCTTGACTAATCGACTTTCCTTTCTTGTCCGCAATTTTTATTGTGTGTCTCTTTTTCCATCTCAGctttgtgtgtctgtatgtatgATTCCATAGCTCTTGGAAgttgcaacagccacagcaacagtgCAATCAGCAAATACTAAAATGCAATGCGacgtattttttattatttatttttttacccatttttttcttttagctttttgtgttattttgttTCGAGTCGAGTTGGGGCCAAGAgagtctccgtctccgttgGAGTCGAGAGTCTCTCACGCCACAAGCGACAGTTTTGTATTAGAAACGGCAAACTTGTGGCAACTTGTGGCTGCAGCTAGTTACGGGCTTGATGATTGCCCCAGCTCCAAAGGGGAGGCCGGCAGAGGGGaggggctgttgctgttggagtCGAGAGCTGAGGCAGGCAGCTGGAATGTTGTTTCGCTGCTAGTTGGCCATGTTGCCGAGTGACTGACATAGTTGCTGCTTTAGTTGTGGTTgtaattgttgctgttgctgccgctgctgcggctgccgcggctgctgtggcaggGCATCGCAGGCTGaactttaaaatttaatttgttaaacAATTTATGTGCGGCATATTagctccaggtccaggtccaggccaggccaagagCACAGTTGTGGAAGGTGGATGGATGCGGTGGAGTCTATGCGGGCGTCGTTCCAGAGAGGAGCTCCCATGCGGGCGCGAGGCAAAGATAACCTGTTGAGTGTTCGTTTCGTTCCTCTCTTCCGATCAGGCTCTCTTCTGAAATCTCCGCTCTTCTGtgtatgcctgtgtgtgtgtgtgtgtgagtgaaaAGTTGCCAAAGAGATTCAGACAAAACGGTGCTTTAcattcgtttttgttgttgctgttcttttggtttcttctttgttttgtGTACCCTTTCCTTGCATCAGCAGAGAGCATGATGAGCTCGGGGGAGACGTTTGTACTGCAGAAGAAGGAGATACTGGTAGAGCTTTGTTCTTGCAGAGAGTCATTCACCATCTTCGGCATGTCCTAAAAACTATCCATCTGCAGGGTATCTAATCATTCGAtatgccactcgatttgtgGCTGTCCATTCGATCATCTGCATTTCTCTGTctcccgctctcgctctctccctctatctcgTTCGCTCTGGCCATCTCTCACTGTCTCTGTCGTTCCGTCGCATGGTCTTTAATGAAATGTAATTTGAAAAATTGCGCGCGGCAAATTGCTGGCTTCTTGTTAGAGAAGAGATCTCGTTGTCGCTCATagaatttcaaatattttgtcttaattaaaattgtccgctctctctctctctctctttgtctcctTCCCCGGCTGTCTGtcccgtctgtctgtctctttctgaaAAGTCGGGCAGAGCTTTTAGATAAATTAACTCTGACATTTTGTCCGTCAAGCATTTGTCGCTTTTTTGCATTTGGTCGACATTTTTATTGGACTTTGACTTGGCCTGGATTTATGTCTGCCTGGATTTGGGGATCTCGCGGATCTGGATTAGCTGTGCCATCATTCACGTCCACAATTGTTGGCCCCGTCAACGTCAACGGTCCCCCTCCAGCCCCCCCTTCGGGGAGCAGCCATGTAATTTGCCTCGTTTCTGGGTCTTacgttttttgtgtgtgattTATTCCGCTGTTGCTGGGTATTTAATTCTGGGTTAAGCATCGCTTAAGCCAGCAGTCTCAAGAACAAAAGACTCTGACCACGAACTGGTTCCATTCGGTTTCGACTGGAATTCGAATAATGCTCTCCGAACAAGAAGGAGAAGCTCTCAAGAATTTGCCTTTGATTGATGGCAGTCTCAATGTTTCAatctcctcctccgcctttTCGCCTCCTCCTTTCGCTCGCCCCGTTTCGCTCTCCTCTTGGGACGTATTTTCTTCACGGTTCATTATATAAGATTCGGTTTAATTAGTTTGACTAAAATTTTCGCATTCCCCTTTAATGGCTGTGGGGTGAAATCTCGCGGAGTTACAGATAATGACGACGAAAGAAATGGCACAGAACCATTAAAGAAAtttcccaaaaacaaaataaccaaccgaaccgaaccgaaaccaATTTTGTTGGATAGCAAAGTCATcaagaaatcaatttatatttatatctaGATATATTTAATCATTTCTTCTAGCTAGAAAATTGAGTGTCCGAAAATGGGAAACGAGTTTTCATTCGTCTGAGAAAGTAATTGCAGATTAAACAATCTACAAATTGCAACAAAATTCCAGTCATTTActaaagagacagacagagagggagagagatccGACGCCTGCCATATGCTCTAATTAATTCTCTTGCGACCATGAATCTTCCAGCCATTCCATGCCATACTTTCTACAAGATCAATCTTTCTCTATTTTGCGTATTCATATAAAGACATTCACACAATTCCATTTCAAAGCACCGCCCCATACATTCTTCGCTCTTTCTATTTGCGGAAACTCTTTTTGGGATTCTCTGAGTGATCAGTGGTCTGTGATCTGTGTCAACGACAACTTTCAATTCTTTTCATTGAGATATTTGCATAGAGACAACAGAAACCCACGAGAAGTATCCACATCCATCGACACGAGTTCGTTTAACTCAAACTCAAATGAACCGAAACGTTCGTTAACCGAACTCCAAATGAAAACAATTCGAATACATTTCCctcaaacaaaatatttatttatttagctgTTGTTTCAGAAGATATTTGGGGATACCCCTTTCGGAAGGGTAATTAGGTTATCATACCTTGTTTGCTCTAGTTAATGGGGTACTAAATTTATACCAAAATATGCACCCATAAAATCTACCAATGAATATAAATAATCCTTGCTAAA contains:
- the LOC6897563 gene encoding serologically defined colon cancer antigen 8 homolog isoform X3, encoding MKTENFFKYGAPLYNLKSTRTHSQNQPQASGIGNSHGTGHHHLTTDDLRHLTQQHRISGYSDRESVASGSSAGGRIRRRSRNFSMKSSKGGITKKTKTMDYTNYAYNEAVGRLKVMLADNSYTPPKVGGSAASYLRNFNEDSGDNFSDNLSVIERPVFSDISKYLSPSQKSRMSSYRPKKTYGMQPMGYGMSVSKENLSSMAALYTGGSVPQPAQPPPPLATDSVQAPVEIFSFIEKQEDYIEQLEKESKYCRNELTNLLGKVKDVINENEQITENARSELANMGSGKSGMAQTAVTTSPSSDSDEHLIYGSGRKTPTTPRKGNLKVQSPRYASAPNIVYEARISELEAELMQANIDLKRVRTENEDLKRKLAHTDPITTVATFGGGNCETHRKQLDCLQQDKLTLEETVRHLQRMLDDAKAQSQGNTTSKRYISDLVQMERSQAELEVRHLRDELDRQHERVRELQHEMARRLAEERASAERRYNTQVDQLGGDLSSQWEQVTKLQLELERQKRYETDLKRDVTNRNSQIEELKNELRANRTNFLADMATSNAEKQSLEQEITSLRLQLDRAARETKTEAARLQAEINSLRQRLDRGDADLLHSKREVLRLNDEIANLEKELAYGELKNEIRPTKKDLDKRISEMQDKHADTVNELEEMITSQKQLMDKLTGECKTLTGKLEDTTYKHKTNLRSCDASNNHKRAHDHNNNSNHSHYSAYNNQRKRKRVHFADP
- the LOC6897563 gene encoding uncharacterized protein isoform X2, which gives rise to MKTENFFKYGAPLYNLKSTRTHSQNQPQASGIGNSHGTGHHHLTTDDLRHLTQQHRISGYSDRESVASGSSAGGRIRRRSRNFSMKSSKGGITKKTKTMDYTNYAYNEAVGRLKVMLADNSYTPPKVGGSAASYLRNFNEDSGDNFSDNLSVIERPVFSDISKYLSPSQKSRMSSYRPKKTYGMQPMGYGMSVSKENLSSMAALYTGGSVPQPAQPPPPLATDSVQAPVEIFSFIEKQEDYIEQLEKESKYCRNELTNLLGKVKDVINENEQITENARSELANMGSGKSGMAQTAVTTSPSSDSDEHLIYGSGRKTPTTPRKGNLKVQSPRYASAPNIVYEARISELEAELMQANIDLKRVRTENEDLKRKLAHTDPITTVATFGGGNCETHRKQLDCLQQDKLTLEETVRHLQRMLDDAKAQSQGNTTSKRYISDLVQMERSQAELEVRHLRDELDRQHERVRELQHEMARRLAEERASAERRYNTQVDQLGGDLSSQWEQVTKLQLELERQKRYETDLKRDVTNRNSQIEELKNELRANRTNFLADMATSNAEKQSLEQEITSLRLQLDRAARETKTEAARLQAEINSLRQRLDRGDADLLHSKREVLRLNDEIANLEKELAYGELKNEIRPTKKDLDKRISEMQDKHEPICDRVMPATTTNVPMTTTTTATTATTAPTTIRENANEFILQIPDLEVPDPDVTSPMPEDVADADAATAAAALEGDEILQNIIRSNERLAQELAKMPPLPKLSSYKKARAGSNFKAERGKAETLPSATATSATTATSTLGSKPKCFCPSFMRHRHEHEHIFAMPAMRRRNSSSSSRPAATSTASSATSAAPSATSAKARTQTTHSKSMHCHGHEYTLDTTHHHHLHTTHHEHHQHRTTEPATISSSTVREQQHPQQSAGCCHPCKTEPLPWLQQHLVLNQTISSSSASPCQAPCQTQHLTVDTDTLAATAESSTAATSTACRGQGSNALSASIKPKLYFEQLLQRDGCHKKPRPPVKVDVNVRLVPKQARPRVSPSLNETFVKELNEVAQALNETFVKETPSPELAQIDKQLKELEEEEDRHVVEEEQDEDDEEQEQATKL